Within Paenibacillus albicereus, the genomic segment CGATGTCGACGATGCCCGCGCCCTCGCCCGGTCCCATGAGCACTTTCGGGCCGGTGATCGGGAACTTCTTGAGGATCGGCTTGGAGTTCTTGTAGGAGCAGTGCTCCGACCACATGACGCTGAAGACGCCGATCTCGGTATAGTTGGGCTGCCGGCCCATGAAGCCGCAGATGAGCTCGTACTCGTGGTCCGTCACGCCGAACTGCTGGTAGATCTTCTGCTCGGCGATCTGCTCCGCCGTCGGTTCCAACGCCTTAGCTGTTGACTGCTGCGTCATGCTGTTCCCTCCATGCGTTCAAAATCGATGTGAACATCCGCTTGCCGTCCTCGGAGCCGAGCAGCTGGCTGACCGCCCGCTCGGGATGCGGCATCATGCCGACGACGTTGCCGCGCTCGCTGCAGATGCCGGCGATGTCGTGGACCGAGCCGTTCGGGTTGCCGCCATTCGCGTAGCGGAACACGATCTGGTTGTTCTGCTGCAGCCGCGCCAGCGTCTCGTCGTCGCAGTAGTAGTTGCCTTCGCCGTGGGCGATCGGAATCGAGATGACCTCGCCCTGGCGGTACTGGTTCGTGAACGGCGTCGAGGCGTTGACGACCTCGAGCGGCGACGGGTGGCAAAGGAACTTGAGGTCGCGGTTGCGCAGCAGCGCGCCCGGCAGCAGGCCGGCCTCGGTCAGGATCTGGAAGCCGTTGCAGATGCCCAGCACGTACTTGCCGGCCTCGGCCGCCTTGACGACCTCGGCCATGACCGGAGCGAAGCGGGCGATCGCGCCGCAGCGCAGATAGTCGCCGTAGGAGAAGCCGCCCGGCACGAGGATCGCGTCGTAGGCGGAGAGATCGGTGGCCGTATGCCAGACGTAGTCGACGGACTGCCCGATCGTCTCTTCGACCGCCTTGTAGCAGTCGATGTCGCAGTTCGATCCGGGGAAAACGATGACGGCGAACTTCATCCGATCAGCCCTCCAGCTCGAAGCGGTAGTCTTCCACGACCGTGTTGGCCAGCAGCTTCTCGCACATGGCGCGCACGCGCTCCTCGGCCTCGGCGCGGTCCGTCGTGTCCAGGGTCAGCTCCAGGTACTTGCCGATGCGGACCTTGTCCACTTCCGCGAAGCCCATGCTGTGCAGGGCTCCCTGCACGGCCGTTCCTTGCGGGTCGAGCACGTTTTGCTTGATCGTCACGTATACGGTTGCTTTCATCGTGGCAACTCCTCATGAGTGGATTGATTATCAAGGCGGTTGAATGTTCGTGGGGCTGACTGTTTGTCGGGTGAACGGCTGCGAGCAGGGACGAGCGGCTAGGCGGGCAGGGCTGAGCGGCTAGGCGGTCCAGGGACGAGCGGCTAGGCGGGCCAGGGACGAGCGGCTAGGCGGGCAGGGACGAGCGGCTAGGCGGGCAGGGACGAGTAGAGTACAACCGCCGCGAGGGACGAGGCGCCGGCCTTGGCCGCTCTCGGGCAGCGATAGCAGTCGCCCCGGGCCTTCGCCGCTCCGCGGACGGAACCTCTTTCCGATTCCGCTGAAGCCCAGATTCCTCTGATCTCCCGTTCCGAAATGGAAGGAATCCGGCCTTCAAGGGAACCGCTGCCGCTTCTACAAGAGGCTCCGTCCCCTCCGCTCCCTGCTCCAAGCCGACCAGCTCGATTTTTTCGACTTAAAGCCGTCTTGACCCACTCCCCGAAGCCCAGTAACTCGATTTTTTCGACTTAACGCCTGCCGGACCCACACCTCGAAGCCCAGTAACTCGATTTTTTCGACTTAACGCCTGCCGGTTGCACACCTCGAAGCCCAGTAACTCGATTTTTTCGACTTAATGCCTGCCGATTGCACACCTCGAAGCCCAGTAACTCGATTTTTTCGACTTAACGCCTGCCGGATGCACACCCCGAAGCCCAGTAACTCGATTATTTCGACTTAACGCCTGCCGGACCCACACCTTGAAGCCCAGTAACTCGATTTTCTCGACTTAATCCCTGCCGGATGCACTCCCCGAAGCCTAGTAACTCGATTTTTTCGACTTAATGCCTGCCGGATGCACTCCTCGTAGCCCCGTAACTCGATTTTTTCGACTTAATGCCTGCCGGATGCACACCCCAAAGCCCAGTAACTCGATTTTTTCGACTTAATCCCTGCCGGATGCACACCTCGAAGCCCAGTAACTCGATTTTTTCGACTTAACGCCTGCCGGATGCACTCCCCGAAGCCCAGTAACTCGATTTTTTCGACTTAACGCCTGCCGGATGCACACCCCGAAGCCCAGTAACTCGATTTTCTCGACTTAACACCTGCCGGTTGCACGTACTGTCGATCCCGAGCTGCTCGGTTTTTCCGCGCATTTCCCTGTCCGACCGCCTGTCGGTACCGAGCTGCTCGGTTTTTCCGCGCAACTCTCCTGTCCGACCGCCTGTCAATCCCGAGCTGCTCGGTTTTTCGACGCAACTCTCCTGTCCGACCGCCTGTCGGTACCGAGCTGCTCGGTTTTTCCGCGCAACTCTCCTGTCCGACCGCCAGTCGATCCCGAGCTGCTCGGTTTTTCCGTGCAACTCTCCTGCCCGACCGCCTGTCGGTGCCGTGCTGCTCGATTTTTCCGCGCAACGCACGGGCGTGCGGTCAGCTCAGCTCTTCGCCGACAATGGCGCGGTAGATGGCGCGATAGCGAGCGGTCGTCGCGGCGACGACCGGCTCCGGCAGCGGGGCGGGCTTGCTGTCCCGGTCCCAGTCGGAGCCGAGCAGATACGTGCGCACCGGCTCTTTGTCCATGCTGTCGATCTCGATGTCGAGCTCGTACTTGTCCTGCGCCCAGAAGCGCGAGCTGTCCGGCGTAAAGATCTCGTCGATCAGGATGATCTCGCCGTCGACGAGCCCGAACTCGAACTTGCAGTCGGCCAGCAGGATGCCTTGCTCCAGGCAGCGCGCATGCGCGAATTCGTACAGCCGGATGCTGCGGTCGCGCAGCTCGGCCGCGACGTCCGCGCCGACCAGCTCTTCCATGCGCGAGAACGGGATGTCCTCGTCATGGCCGACGTCGTTTTTGGCCGCCGGGGTGAAGATCGGCCGCGGGAAGCGCTCGTTCTTGCGCAGCCCCTCCGGCAGCGGGATGCCGTTGATCTGGCCGGTCGCCGCATATTGACGCCAGCCGCCGCCGGTGATGTAGCCGCGCACGACGCATTCGATGTCGATCCGCTCCGCCTTGCGCGTCACCATGATACGGCTGCGCAGCGCGTCCTTGTCCTGGACGAGGTCACCGAGCAGCTCCACGGCCGTGTGGACGACATGGTTGGGCTGAAGGGCCGCCGTCTGCTCGAACCAGTACGCGCTCAGCCGGTTGAGCACGTTGCCCTTGTCCGGCACGGGCGGATCGAGCACGTAGTCGAACGCGCTGATGCGGTCGGTGACGACGATCAGGTACTGCTCTCCGAGATCGTAGAGCTCGCGGACTTTTCCTTTATAGAGCAGCGGCGCCTCGATGAGGTCCGCGGCCGTCGATAGCGCCGTCGTTGCTGCGGCCATGATAGCTCCTCCTGCCATTGCGAGATAGATGAAGCAAAACGATTCGTCCACCGACCAGGCCTGCTGATGCTGACCTGAAAAGCAGCTTCGTCGCGAGCGAGCCTGCGAGCGCTCGAACGGATGATTCCTGCGAGCGAGCGGTGCTTGCCGCGATCGGATGGAGCCTCTCGGCCCGCTGAGAGCGGAGAGGACGGAATCCTCTTGGAGAAGCGCCTTGAATGCCGGATTCCTGCTCGGGGAAGGAAGATCCGAGGAACCTGGGCTTCAGCGGAATCGGAGAGAGGCTCCGTCCGCGCAGCGGCGCTGGCGGGCTGTGGCCCCCTCCTTGCAGCGACGCCCCCAGCTGCAAAAGCTTCCCTAGATCAGCTCCAGCCGGCGGAAGATCGTGTCGACATGCTTCAGATGCCAGCTCGGGTTGAACGCGTCGTCGATCTCCTGCTCGCTCAGCGCGGCCGTGATCTCCGGCGTCTGGGCGATGATGTCGCGGAACTGGCGTTGCTCCTCCCACGCCTGCATCGCGCGCGGCTGCACGGTGTCGTACGCCTGCTCGCGGCTGAAGCCCTTGTCGATCAGCATCGTCATGACGCGGCCGGAGAACGGCACGCCGAACGTGCGGCCCATGTTGCGCTTCATGTTGTCCGGGAACACCTGCAGGTTCTTGAGGATGTTGCCGAGGCGGTTCAGCATGTAGTTGAGCAGCATCGTCGCGTCCGGCAGGATGATGCGCTCCACGGAGGAATGGCTGATGTCGCGCTCATGCCAGAGCGGCACGTTCTCGTAGGCGCTGACCATATGGCCGCGGATGACGCGCGCCAGGCCGGAGATGTTCTCGCAGCCGATCGGGTTGCGCTTGTGCGGCATCGCCGACGAGCCCTTCTGGCCCTTGGCGAACGGCTCCTCGACCTCGCGGAACTCGCTCTTTTGCAGCGCGCGGATCTCGGTGGCGAACTTGTCCAGCGAGGTGGCGATCAGCGCCAGCGTCGCCATGTACTCGGCGTGGCGGTCGCGCTGCAGCGTCTGCGTGCTGATCGGCGCCGGCTTCGTGCCGAGCTTGCGGCAGACGAACTCCTCGACGAACGGATCGATGTTGGCATACGTGCCGACCGCGCCGGAAATCTTGCCGTACTGGACGCCGTCCGCGGCATGGCGGAAGCGCTCCAGGTTGCGCTTCATCTCCTCGTGCCAGAGCGCCAGCTTGAGGCCGAACGTCGTCGGCTCGGCATGCACGCCGTGCGTGCGGCCCATCATGACCGTATCCTTGTAGGCGACGGCCTGGCCGCGCAGGATTTCGATGAAGTTCGTCACGTCGCGCTCAAGAATCTCGTTGGCCTGGCGCAGCAGGTAGCCCATGGCCGTGTCGACGACATC encodes:
- the purQ gene encoding phosphoribosylformylglycinamidine synthase subunit PurQ, with product MKFAVIVFPGSNCDIDCYKAVEETIGQSVDYVWHTATDLSAYDAILVPGGFSYGDYLRCGAIARFAPVMAEVVKAAEAGKYVLGICNGFQILTEAGLLPGALLRNRDLKFLCHPSPLEVVNASTPFTNQYRQGEVISIPIAHGEGNYYCDDETLARLQQNNQIVFRYANGGNPNGSVHDIAGICSERGNVVGMMPHPERAVSQLLGSEDGKRMFTSILNAWREQHDAAVNS
- a CDS encoding phosphoribosylaminoimidazolesuccinocarboxamide synthase, yielding MAAATTALSTAADLIEAPLLYKGKVRELYDLGEQYLIVVTDRISAFDYVLDPPVPDKGNVLNRLSAYWFEQTAALQPNHVVHTAVELLGDLVQDKDALRSRIMVTRKAERIDIECVVRGYITGGGWRQYAATGQINGIPLPEGLRKNERFPRPIFTPAAKNDVGHDEDIPFSRMEELVGADVAAELRDRSIRLYEFAHARCLEQGILLADCKFEFGLVDGEIILIDEIFTPDSSRFWAQDKYELDIEIDSMDKEPVRTYLLGSDWDRDSKPAPLPEPVVAATTARYRAIYRAIVGEELS
- the purB gene encoding adenylosuccinate lyase — its product is MLERYSRPEMRAIWTEENKFKAWLEVEICACEAWAELGVIPQEDVAALREKAGFDIDRISEIELETRHDVIAFTRAVSETLGPERKWVHYGLTSTDVVDTAMGYLLRQANEILERDVTNFIEILRGQAVAYKDTVMMGRTHGVHAEPTTFGLKLALWHEEMKRNLERFRHAADGVQYGKISGAVGTYANIDPFVEEFVCRKLGTKPAPISTQTLQRDRHAEYMATLALIATSLDKFATEIRALQKSEFREVEEPFAKGQKGSSAMPHKRNPIGCENISGLARVIRGHMVSAYENVPLWHERDISHSSVERIILPDATMLLNYMLNRLGNILKNLQVFPDNMKRNMGRTFGVPFSGRVMTMLIDKGFSREQAYDTVQPRAMQAWEEQRQFRDIIAQTPEITAALSEQEIDDAFNPSWHLKHVDTIFRRLELI
- the purS gene encoding phosphoribosylformylglycinamidine synthase subunit PurS codes for the protein MKATVYVTIKQNVLDPQGTAVQGALHSMGFAEVDKVRIGKYLELTLDTTDRAEAEERVRAMCEKLLANTVVEDYRFELEG